ATCTTCTCACTCCCCCACAAACACACCGGCAAAAGAGGAGCCTTAGCCTTCGCCGCAATCAAAGCAGCCCCCAATTTAGGCTCTGTAATTCTACCATCAGGTGTCCGAGTTCCCTCCAAAAAAACACCAGTTGCCCAACCATTCTCTAACGAATTTAAGGCCGCACGAATAGCATTACGGTCTCCCCCGCCACGATTAACCGGATAGGCACCATAAAGCGTAATTGCTTGCTTAAGAACCGGCACCTCAAACAACTCCTGCTTAGCCATATAAGCAACAGGCCGGCGTAAAGAACTAGAAACAATTGGTGGGTCAAAATGACTTGCATGATTACTCACCACCACCACCGGCCCAAGAGTCGGCATATTTTCTGCACCATAAATGCGACCTCGAAAATAAGCGTTAAACATCGGTGCAACAACAGACCACTTAAACAAATGATACAGAAGTAAACTCTCAACAGGCTCGCGGTCTCTACCCACAGTTTCTACCATTTTAGATTTCAAATATATGATCTTATAATAAAGTGCTCAGTCTGTGATCTTTTTTTTAACTACAAACGACAAAAAACCCAGTTTCTTAAAAAAACGGAGTTTTTAGTTGACTGAGAAAACCTCTATTTAATTGCCACCGGACATTGCCTGCTGACCTTGAGGAGAAGTTACATAACCCAAAAACGCCTGCACCTGCGGACTAGCAGGATTTTTGTACACATAAAACAGCGTTCGTTGGTAGGGGTAAGCGGGATTATCTGGAGTGAGGTTATTCACCGGCACCACGCGGACTGTTTGCTGTTGGGCAACCTGCGTATAAGTTGCATAACCAATGCCATCGTTTTTGAGAGCTTGTAGTAATGGCGTGGTGGCGTCTTGACTCAGGGTTGTAATGTTAGGGCTACTGCCAAAACTTCCTCCTCCTAAAACTAATTCTTTAAAGGTTTGATGAGTACCGCTAATCGCAGGCCGGTTAATGACACGAATAGTAGAAGGTTGTCCTCCCACTTTTGACCAGTCCTTAATATCTCCCTCAAAAATATCTTCTACTTGACCGCTAGTTAATCCTTGTTTCCAAGGGTTATTAATTCCTACAACAATAGCGATGGCATCTAAAGCAATTGGCACCGCGACTAAGCCTTGATTTTTTTCTTGGGGAGTGAGGGGTCTGGAAATGGCTGCAATATCAACGTTGCCGCTTTTTAATGCTTCTAATCCTTTTTCCGTACCGTTGGCGATGGTGTACACAATAGTGCTAGGAAATTGTTTTTGGAAGCCAACTTTTAAGCTTCGATTAATAGCCACCATGCTTGTAGAACCATCGATACTTACGGTAGTGCCGGCGGGTACGAATGCGGGTAGTTTAAATACAGAATCGCCCGTTTGTTGTGGCACAGAAGTGTTGTTTGTTTGATTTTGGTTTGTTTGTGTTTGGTTTGTTTGGGTTTGGGTGCCGGCAGTTTCTTGTTGTGGCTGCTTCATAACAAAGAACCAATACCCACCGGCTGCCAATAACAAAAATATCAAAATATAAACAATTGGTGGTGGCCCGCTTTTTTTTGCCATATATTTACTCGCCTAATTTTTGGGTTTTTGTCCGCTCTTGCAACAATTGCAGACGTTTATTTACTTCATCATCAACGGTCATTTTTTCCAAATCTGCCTGTAATTTTTCGGCGGAATTTTCCGAGAGTTCCGCAAAGGCTTGTTCTTTCAAGTGCCGGTGTTCTACGGCGCTTTTGGCTTGCTCAAATTGGGATCGCGCTGAGTCTATACTTAAATCATTGTTAACTTTGGCAATGGCTCCGAGTGCTTGGTTGATTTCTGCCAAATCTTTCATATTTTGCATATCGGTTTTATATTGTTCCAGCTTCATCCGTTCTCGGTTTAGCTTATCTTTGGAAGCATTTACATATTTTTCTGCTTGGTTAACTTGGGTTTCTAATTGCGGTAATAACTGCTCAATTTGAATCACCCAGACTCCACCGGCAAACCCCACAACCAATTCCAAGTTCCTACCATTGTCCTGCCGGCTTTTTCACCCATCAACCAGTAGATAAATTTTTTCATAAATTAAATAGGCAGATATTATACTTCCAGTGTATTCTACACATCGGGCCGGTGTGGGTTAAGAAAAGATTATCTTTTTTGAGACGGTTTTACAAGACAAAAAAACCCGATTTTTCAAAGAAACCGGGTTTTTAGAATTGAACCAGTATTTTAACCTTCTATTTGAGCCAGAGTGTTAATATTCTCCAAACCAATATCAG
This genomic window from Ancylothrix sp. D3o contains:
- a CDS encoding PspA/IM30 family protein, whose translation is MELVVGFAGGVWVIQIEQLLPQLETQVNQAEKYVNASKDKLNRERMKLEQYKTDMQNMKDLAEINQALGAIAKVNNDLSIDSARSQFEQAKSAVEHRHLKEQAFAELSENSAEKLQADLEKMTVDDEVNKRLQLLQERTKTQKLGE
- a CDS encoding substrate-binding domain-containing protein, encoding MAKKSGPPPIVYILIFLLLAAGGYWFFVMKQPQQETAGTQTQTNQTQTNQNQTNNTSVPQQTGDSVFKLPAFVPAGTTVSIDGSTSMVAINRSLKVGFQKQFPSTIVYTIANGTEKGLEALKSGNVDIAAISRPLTPQEKNQGLVAVPIALDAIAIVVGINNPWKQGLTSGQVEDIFEGDIKDWSKVGGQPSTIRVINRPAISGTHQTFKELVLGGGSFGSSPNITTLSQDATTPLLQALKNDGIGYATYTQVAQQQTVRVVPVNNLTPDNPAYPYQRTLFYVYKNPASPQVQAFLGYVTSPQGQQAMSGGN
- a CDS encoding 1-acyl-sn-glycerol-3-phosphate acyltransferase, with amino-acid sequence MGRDREPVESLLLYHLFKWSVVAPMFNAYFRGRIYGAENMPTLGPVVVVSNHASHFDPPIVSSSLRRPVAYMAKQELFEVPVLKQAITLYGAYPVNRGGGDRNAIRAALNSLENGWATGVFLEGTRTPDGRITEPKLGAALIAAKAKAPLLPVCLWGSEKILVKGSAVPRSVPVTVRVGELIPAPASTNRDELEAITKKCADVINGMHDLGR